A stretch of the Orcinus orca chromosome 1, mOrcOrc1.1, whole genome shotgun sequence genome encodes the following:
- the PLEKHG5 gene encoding pleckstrin homology domain-containing family G member 5 isoform X2, with protein sequence MGTGPGVSGRRAASRPSPGLPSRDSEPGWAGGRGRHGEDQICHHADCQQLHCRGPLSLCEACDSKFHGAMHYDGHVRFDLPPQGSVLARNVSTRSCPPRTSPAVDIEEEEESSVDGKGDRKSTGLKLSKKKAWRRHTDDPSKECFTLKFDLNVDIETEIVPAMKKKSLGEVLLPVFERKGIALGKVDIYLDQSNTPLSLTFEAYRFGGHYLRVKAKPGDEGKVEQGVKDSKSLSLPILRPAGAGPPTQERVDPQSRRESLDILAPGRRRKNMLEFLGEASIPGQEPSAPSSCSLPSGSSSGSSSSGGSDSWKNRAASRFSGFFSSGPSTSAFGREVAKLEQLEGKLHAYSLFGLPRLPRRLCFDHDSWEEEGDEEEYEDDACLRLEDSWRELIDGHEKLTRRQCHQQEAVWELLHTEASYIKKLRVITNLFLCCLLNLQESGLLCEVEAERLFSNVPEIARLHRGLWGSVMAPVLEKARRTRALLQPGDFLKGFKMFGSLFKPYIRYCMEEEGCMEYMRGLLRDNDLFRAYVTWAEKHQQCQRLKLSDMLAKPHQRLTKYPLLLKSVLRKTDEPRAKEAVVTMIGSVERFIHHVNACMRQRQERQRLAAVVSRIDAYEVVEGSNDEVDKLLKEFLHLDLTAPIPGASPEETRQLLLEGSLRMKEGKDSKMDVYCFLFTDLLLVTKAVKKAERTKVIRPPLLVEKIVCRELRDPGSFLLIYLNEFHSAVGAYTFQASGQALCRGWVDAIYDAQSQLQQLRVQEHPGSQQHLQSLEEEEDGPEDEDEEGGESSASAASSPTALRKSSSSLDSQRCVSDGSTETLAMVVVEPGGMLSSPEFEGGPFSSQSDETSLGTTASSVTPTSELLPLGPVDGRSCSIDSAYGTLSPTSLQDFMAPAPTVEPALRPPESSRAPSPPPSPRLRRRTPVQLLPCLPHLLKSKSEASLLQLLSGATTRGAPPAPSRSLSELCLAATVPGTRTQGSPQEAGPSWDCQGAPGPGSGPELSELEGGAGCPAGEPKGPTRRSRELSSGASPRVQPEPPPGTSAQHRKLTLAQLYRIRTTLLLNSTLTAS encoded by the exons ATATGCCACCACGCCGACTGCCAGCAGCTGCACTGCCGGGGCCCCCTCAGCCTCTGCGAGGCCTGTGACAGCAAGTTCCACGGTGCCATGCATTATGATGGGCACGTCCGCTTCGACCTGCCCCCCCAAG GCTCTGTCCTGGCTCGGAATGTGTCCACCCGGTCATGCCCCCCGCGCACCAGCCCTGCAGTGGAcatagaggaggaggaagagagctcTGTGGATGGCAAGGG GGACCGGAAGAGCACAGGCCTGAAGCTCTCCAAGAAGAAAGCCTGGAGGAGACACACAGAT GACCCAAGCAAGGAGTGCTTCACGCTGAAATTTGACCTGAACGTGGATATCGAGACAGAGATCGTACCAGCCATGAAGAAGAAGTCGCTGGG GGAGGTGCTGCTGCCAGTATTTGAAAGGAAGGGCATTGCGCTGGGCAAAGTGGATATCTACCTGGACCAGTCCAACACGCCCCTGTCCCTCACCTTTGAGGCCTACAGGTTCGGGGGACACTACCTGCGGGTCAAAG CCAAGCCAGGGGACGAGGGGAAGGTGGAGCAGGGGGTGAAGGACTCCAAGTCCCTGAGTCTGCCAATCCTGCGGCCAGCCGGGGCCGGGCCCCCCACCCAGGAGCGTGTGGACCCGCAGAGCCGCCGGGAGAGCCTGGACATCCTG GCCCCTGGCCGCCGACGCAAGAACATGTTGGAGTTCCTGGGGGAGGCGAGCATCCCTGGGCAGGAGCCCTCAGCGCCCTCCAGCTGCTCTCTGCCCAGCGGTAGCAgtagcggcagcagcagcagtggcggCAGTGACAGCTGGAAGAACCGGGCGGCCAGTCGCTTCAGCGGCTTCTTCAGCTCAGGCCCCAGCACCAGCGCCTTCGGCCGG GAGGTGGCCAAGCTGGAGCAGCTGGAGGGCAAGCTGCACGCCTACAGCCTCTTCGGGCTGCCCAGGCTGCCCCGGAGGCTGTGCTTTGACCATGACTCATGGGAGGAGGAAGGTGACGAAGAGGAGTACGAGGACGACGCCTGCCTACGGCTGGAGGACAGCTGGCGGGAGCTCATCGATGGCCATGAG AAGCTGACCCGGCGGCAGTGCCACCAGCAGGAGGCGGTGTGGGAGCTCCTGCACACAGAGGCCTCCTACATTAAGAAACTGAGGGTGATCACCAAC CTGTTCCTGTGCTGCCTCCTGAATCTGcaagagtcagggctgctgtgtgaG GTGGAGGCGGAGCGCCTGTTCAGCAACGTCCCGGAGATCGCGCGGCTGCACCGCGGGCTGTGGGGCAGCGTGATGGCGCCAGTGCTGGAGAAGGCGCGGCGCACGCGGGCGCTGCTGCAGCCCGGGGATTTCCTCAAAGGCTTTAAGATG TTCGGCTCCCTCTTCAAGCCCTACATCCGATACTGCATGGAGGAGGAGGGCTGCATGGAGTACATGCGGGGCCTACTACGCGACAACGACCTCTTCCGGGCCTATGTCACG TGGGCCGAGAAGCACCAGCAGTGCCAGCGGCTGAAGCTGAGCGACATGCTGGCCAAGCCCCACCAGCGGCTCACCAAGTACCCGCTGCTGCTCAAGTCGGTGCTAAGGAAGACCGACGAGCCGCGCGCCAAGGAGGCCGTCGTCACCATG ATCGGCTCGGTGGAGCGCTTCATCCACCACGTGAACGCGTGCATGCGGCAGCGACAGGAGAGGCAGCGGCTGGCGGCCGTGGTGAGCCGCATCGACGCCTACGAGGTGGTGGAGGGCAGCAACGACGAGGTGGACAAG CTCCTGAAGGAATTTCTACATCTGGACCTGACAGCACCCATCCCTGGCGCCTCCCCTGAGGAGACACGCCAGCTGCTGCTGGAAGGGAGCCTGAGGATGAAGGAGGGGAAGGACAGCAAG ATGGACGTGTACTGCTTCCTCTTCACCGACCTGCTCTTGGTGACCAAGGCAGTGAAGAAGGCAGAGAGGACCAAGGTGATCAGGCCACCACTGCTGGTGGAAAAGATCGTGTGCCGGGAGCTTCGGGACCCTG GGTCCTTCCTTCTCATCTACCTGAACGAGTTCCACAGTGCTGTGGGGGCCTACACGTTCCAGGCCAGCGGCCAGGCTTTGTGCCGTGGCTGGGTGGACGCCATCTACGATGCCCAG AGCCAGCTTCAGCAGCTGCGTGTGCAGGAGCACCCAGGCAGCCAGCAGCACCTGCAGAgcctggaagaggaggaggacgggccggaggacgaggacgaggaaggaggggagagcagCGCATCGGCTGCCAGTTCCCCTACCGCCCTGCGCAAAAGCAGCAGCAGCCTCGACTCGCAGCGCTG TGTCTCGGATGGCTCCACGGAGACCCTGGCCATGGTGGTGGTGGAGCCTGGGGGGATGCTGTCCTCTCCCGAGTTCGAGGGCGGCCCCTTCAGCTCCCAATCAGACGAGACCTCTCTCGGCACCACCGCCTCGTCTGTCACGCCCACCAGCGAGCTGCTGCCCCTGGGCCCAGTGGATGGCCGCTCCTGCTCTATAGACTCCGCCTACGGCACCCTCTCCCCGACCTCCCTGCAAGACTTTATGGCCCCGGCCCCTACGGTGGAGCCAGCACTCCGGCCCCCAGAGTCATCGCGAGCCCCTTCACCCCCACCCTCGCCCCGCCTCCGCCGACGCACTCCTGTCCAGCTGCTGCCCTGTCTGCCCCACCTGCTCAAGTCCAAATCTGAGGCCAGTCTCCTCCAGCTGCTGTCGGGGGCCACCACCCGTGGAGCACCCCCAGCCCCTAGCCGCAGCCTGTCGGAACTCTGCTTGGCTGCTACCGTCCCTGGCACCAGGACTCAGGGCTCCCCTCAGGAAGCTGGGCCCAGCTGGGATTGCCAGGGGGcaccaggccctggcagtggccCCGAGCTGTCAGAGCTGGAGGGTGGAGCCGGCTGCCCAGCTGGGGAGCCCAAAGGACCCACCAGGAGGAGCAGAGAGCTGTCCTCGGGGGCCTCGCCCAGGGTCCAGCCTGAGCCCCCCCCAGGGACCTCTGCCCAGCACAGGAAGCTGACGTTGGCCCAGCTCTACCGAATCAGGACCACCCTGCTGCTTAACTCCACCCTCACTGCCTCGTGA
- the PLEKHG5 gene encoding pleckstrin homology domain-containing family G member 5 isoform X4 yields MHYDGHVRFDLPPQGSVLARNVSTRSCPPRTSPAVDIEEEEESSVDGKGDRKSTGLKLSKKKAWRRHTDDPSKECFTLKFDLNVDIETEIVPAMKKKSLGEVLLPVFERKGIALGKVDIYLDQSNTPLSLTFEAYRFGGHYLRVKAKPGDEGKVEQGVKDSKSLSLPILRPAGAGPPTQERVDPQSRRESLDILAPGRRRKNMLEFLGEASIPGQEPSAPSSCSLPSGSSSGSSSSGGSDSWKNRAASRFSGFFSSGPSTSAFGREVAKLEQLEGKLHAYSLFGLPRLPRRLCFDHDSWEEEGDEEEYEDDACLRLEDSWRELIDGHEKLTRRQCHQQEAVWELLHTEASYIKKLRVITNLFLCCLLNLQESGLLCEVEAERLFSNVPEIARLHRGLWGSVMAPVLEKARRTRALLQPGDFLKGFKMFGSLFKPYIRYCMEEEGCMEYMRGLLRDNDLFRAYVTWAEKHQQCQRLKLSDMLAKPHQRLTKYPLLLKSVLRKTDEPRAKEAVVTMIGSVERFIHHVNACMRQRQERQRLAAVVSRIDAYEVVEGSNDEVDKLLKEFLHLDLTAPIPGASPEETRQLLLEGSLRMKEGKDSKMDVYCFLFTDLLLVTKAVKKAERTKVIRPPLLVEKIVCRELRDPGSFLLIYLNEFHSAVGAYTFQASGQALCRGWVDAIYDAQSQLQQLRVQEHPGSQQHLQSLEEEEDGPEDEDEEGGESSASAASSPTALRKSSSSLDSQRCVSDGSTETLAMVVVEPGGMLSSPEFEGGPFSSQSDETSLGTTASSVTPTSELLPLGPVDGRSCSIDSAYGTLSPTSLQDFMAPAPTVEPALRPPESSRAPSPPPSPRLRRRTPVQLLPCLPHLLKSKSEASLLQLLSGATTRGAPPAPSRSLSELCLAATVPGTRTQGSPQEAGPSWDCQGAPGPGSGPELSELEGGAGCPAGEPKGPTRRSRELSSGASPRVQPEPPPGTSAQHRKLTLAQLYRIRTTLLLNSTLTASEV; encoded by the exons ATGCATTATGATGGGCACGTCCGCTTCGACCTGCCCCCCCAAG GCTCTGTCCTGGCTCGGAATGTGTCCACCCGGTCATGCCCCCCGCGCACCAGCCCTGCAGTGGAcatagaggaggaggaagagagctcTGTGGATGGCAAGGG GGACCGGAAGAGCACAGGCCTGAAGCTCTCCAAGAAGAAAGCCTGGAGGAGACACACAGAT GACCCAAGCAAGGAGTGCTTCACGCTGAAATTTGACCTGAACGTGGATATCGAGACAGAGATCGTACCAGCCATGAAGAAGAAGTCGCTGGG GGAGGTGCTGCTGCCAGTATTTGAAAGGAAGGGCATTGCGCTGGGCAAAGTGGATATCTACCTGGACCAGTCCAACACGCCCCTGTCCCTCACCTTTGAGGCCTACAGGTTCGGGGGACACTACCTGCGGGTCAAAG CCAAGCCAGGGGACGAGGGGAAGGTGGAGCAGGGGGTGAAGGACTCCAAGTCCCTGAGTCTGCCAATCCTGCGGCCAGCCGGGGCCGGGCCCCCCACCCAGGAGCGTGTGGACCCGCAGAGCCGCCGGGAGAGCCTGGACATCCTG GCCCCTGGCCGCCGACGCAAGAACATGTTGGAGTTCCTGGGGGAGGCGAGCATCCCTGGGCAGGAGCCCTCAGCGCCCTCCAGCTGCTCTCTGCCCAGCGGTAGCAgtagcggcagcagcagcagtggcggCAGTGACAGCTGGAAGAACCGGGCGGCCAGTCGCTTCAGCGGCTTCTTCAGCTCAGGCCCCAGCACCAGCGCCTTCGGCCGG GAGGTGGCCAAGCTGGAGCAGCTGGAGGGCAAGCTGCACGCCTACAGCCTCTTCGGGCTGCCCAGGCTGCCCCGGAGGCTGTGCTTTGACCATGACTCATGGGAGGAGGAAGGTGACGAAGAGGAGTACGAGGACGACGCCTGCCTACGGCTGGAGGACAGCTGGCGGGAGCTCATCGATGGCCATGAG AAGCTGACCCGGCGGCAGTGCCACCAGCAGGAGGCGGTGTGGGAGCTCCTGCACACAGAGGCCTCCTACATTAAGAAACTGAGGGTGATCACCAAC CTGTTCCTGTGCTGCCTCCTGAATCTGcaagagtcagggctgctgtgtgaG GTGGAGGCGGAGCGCCTGTTCAGCAACGTCCCGGAGATCGCGCGGCTGCACCGCGGGCTGTGGGGCAGCGTGATGGCGCCAGTGCTGGAGAAGGCGCGGCGCACGCGGGCGCTGCTGCAGCCCGGGGATTTCCTCAAAGGCTTTAAGATG TTCGGCTCCCTCTTCAAGCCCTACATCCGATACTGCATGGAGGAGGAGGGCTGCATGGAGTACATGCGGGGCCTACTACGCGACAACGACCTCTTCCGGGCCTATGTCACG TGGGCCGAGAAGCACCAGCAGTGCCAGCGGCTGAAGCTGAGCGACATGCTGGCCAAGCCCCACCAGCGGCTCACCAAGTACCCGCTGCTGCTCAAGTCGGTGCTAAGGAAGACCGACGAGCCGCGCGCCAAGGAGGCCGTCGTCACCATG ATCGGCTCGGTGGAGCGCTTCATCCACCACGTGAACGCGTGCATGCGGCAGCGACAGGAGAGGCAGCGGCTGGCGGCCGTGGTGAGCCGCATCGACGCCTACGAGGTGGTGGAGGGCAGCAACGACGAGGTGGACAAG CTCCTGAAGGAATTTCTACATCTGGACCTGACAGCACCCATCCCTGGCGCCTCCCCTGAGGAGACACGCCAGCTGCTGCTGGAAGGGAGCCTGAGGATGAAGGAGGGGAAGGACAGCAAG ATGGACGTGTACTGCTTCCTCTTCACCGACCTGCTCTTGGTGACCAAGGCAGTGAAGAAGGCAGAGAGGACCAAGGTGATCAGGCCACCACTGCTGGTGGAAAAGATCGTGTGCCGGGAGCTTCGGGACCCTG GGTCCTTCCTTCTCATCTACCTGAACGAGTTCCACAGTGCTGTGGGGGCCTACACGTTCCAGGCCAGCGGCCAGGCTTTGTGCCGTGGCTGGGTGGACGCCATCTACGATGCCCAG AGCCAGCTTCAGCAGCTGCGTGTGCAGGAGCACCCAGGCAGCCAGCAGCACCTGCAGAgcctggaagaggaggaggacgggccggaggacgaggacgaggaaggaggggagagcagCGCATCGGCTGCCAGTTCCCCTACCGCCCTGCGCAAAAGCAGCAGCAGCCTCGACTCGCAGCGCTG TGTCTCGGATGGCTCCACGGAGACCCTGGCCATGGTGGTGGTGGAGCCTGGGGGGATGCTGTCCTCTCCCGAGTTCGAGGGCGGCCCCTTCAGCTCCCAATCAGACGAGACCTCTCTCGGCACCACCGCCTCGTCTGTCACGCCCACCAGCGAGCTGCTGCCCCTGGGCCCAGTGGATGGCCGCTCCTGCTCTATAGACTCCGCCTACGGCACCCTCTCCCCGACCTCCCTGCAAGACTTTATGGCCCCGGCCCCTACGGTGGAGCCAGCACTCCGGCCCCCAGAGTCATCGCGAGCCCCTTCACCCCCACCCTCGCCCCGCCTCCGCCGACGCACTCCTGTCCAGCTGCTGCCCTGTCTGCCCCACCTGCTCAAGTCCAAATCTGAGGCCAGTCTCCTCCAGCTGCTGTCGGGGGCCACCACCCGTGGAGCACCCCCAGCCCCTAGCCGCAGCCTGTCGGAACTCTGCTTGGCTGCTACCGTCCCTGGCACCAGGACTCAGGGCTCCCCTCAGGAAGCTGGGCCCAGCTGGGATTGCCAGGGGGcaccaggccctggcagtggccCCGAGCTGTCAGAGCTGGAGGGTGGAGCCGGCTGCCCAGCTGGGGAGCCCAAAGGACCCACCAGGAGGAGCAGAGAGCTGTCCTCGGGGGCCTCGCCCAGGGTCCAGCCTGAGCCCCCCCCAGGGACCTCTGCCCAGCACAGGAAGCTGACGTTGGCCCAGCTCTACCGAATCAGGACCACCCTGCTGCTTAACTCCACCCTCACTGCCTC GGAGGTCTGA
- the PLEKHG5 gene encoding pleckstrin homology domain-containing family G member 5 isoform X5 has protein sequence MKKKSLGEVLLPVFERKGIALGKVDIYLDQSNTPLSLTFEAYRFGGHYLRVKAKPGDEGKVEQGVKDSKSLSLPILRPAGAGPPTQERVDPQSRRESLDILAPGRRRKNMLEFLGEASIPGQEPSAPSSCSLPSGSSSGSSSSGGSDSWKNRAASRFSGFFSSGPSTSAFGREVAKLEQLEGKLHAYSLFGLPRLPRRLCFDHDSWEEEGDEEEYEDDACLRLEDSWRELIDGHEKLTRRQCHQQEAVWELLHTEASYIKKLRVITNLFLCCLLNLQESGLLCEVEAERLFSNVPEIARLHRGLWGSVMAPVLEKARRTRALLQPGDFLKGFKMFGSLFKPYIRYCMEEEGCMEYMRGLLRDNDLFRAYVTWAEKHQQCQRLKLSDMLAKPHQRLTKYPLLLKSVLRKTDEPRAKEAVVTMIGSVERFIHHVNACMRQRQERQRLAAVVSRIDAYEVVEGSNDEVDKLLKEFLHLDLTAPIPGASPEETRQLLLEGSLRMKEGKDSKMDVYCFLFTDLLLVTKAVKKAERTKVIRPPLLVEKIVCRELRDPGSFLLIYLNEFHSAVGAYTFQASGQALCRGWVDAIYDAQSQLQQLRVQEHPGSQQHLQSLEEEEDGPEDEDEEGGESSASAASSPTALRKSSSSLDSQRCVSDGSTETLAMVVVEPGGMLSSPEFEGGPFSSQSDETSLGTTASSVTPTSELLPLGPVDGRSCSIDSAYGTLSPTSLQDFMAPAPTVEPALRPPESSRAPSPPPSPRLRRRTPVQLLPCLPHLLKSKSEASLLQLLSGATTRGAPPAPSRSLSELCLAATVPGTRTQGSPQEAGPSWDCQGAPGPGSGPELSELEGGAGCPAGEPKGPTRRSRELSSGASPRVQPEPPPGTSAQHRKLTLAQLYRIRTTLLLNSTLTASEV, from the exons ATGAAGAAGAAGTCGCTGGG GGAGGTGCTGCTGCCAGTATTTGAAAGGAAGGGCATTGCGCTGGGCAAAGTGGATATCTACCTGGACCAGTCCAACACGCCCCTGTCCCTCACCTTTGAGGCCTACAGGTTCGGGGGACACTACCTGCGGGTCAAAG CCAAGCCAGGGGACGAGGGGAAGGTGGAGCAGGGGGTGAAGGACTCCAAGTCCCTGAGTCTGCCAATCCTGCGGCCAGCCGGGGCCGGGCCCCCCACCCAGGAGCGTGTGGACCCGCAGAGCCGCCGGGAGAGCCTGGACATCCTG GCCCCTGGCCGCCGACGCAAGAACATGTTGGAGTTCCTGGGGGAGGCGAGCATCCCTGGGCAGGAGCCCTCAGCGCCCTCCAGCTGCTCTCTGCCCAGCGGTAGCAgtagcggcagcagcagcagtggcggCAGTGACAGCTGGAAGAACCGGGCGGCCAGTCGCTTCAGCGGCTTCTTCAGCTCAGGCCCCAGCACCAGCGCCTTCGGCCGG GAGGTGGCCAAGCTGGAGCAGCTGGAGGGCAAGCTGCACGCCTACAGCCTCTTCGGGCTGCCCAGGCTGCCCCGGAGGCTGTGCTTTGACCATGACTCATGGGAGGAGGAAGGTGACGAAGAGGAGTACGAGGACGACGCCTGCCTACGGCTGGAGGACAGCTGGCGGGAGCTCATCGATGGCCATGAG AAGCTGACCCGGCGGCAGTGCCACCAGCAGGAGGCGGTGTGGGAGCTCCTGCACACAGAGGCCTCCTACATTAAGAAACTGAGGGTGATCACCAAC CTGTTCCTGTGCTGCCTCCTGAATCTGcaagagtcagggctgctgtgtgaG GTGGAGGCGGAGCGCCTGTTCAGCAACGTCCCGGAGATCGCGCGGCTGCACCGCGGGCTGTGGGGCAGCGTGATGGCGCCAGTGCTGGAGAAGGCGCGGCGCACGCGGGCGCTGCTGCAGCCCGGGGATTTCCTCAAAGGCTTTAAGATG TTCGGCTCCCTCTTCAAGCCCTACATCCGATACTGCATGGAGGAGGAGGGCTGCATGGAGTACATGCGGGGCCTACTACGCGACAACGACCTCTTCCGGGCCTATGTCACG TGGGCCGAGAAGCACCAGCAGTGCCAGCGGCTGAAGCTGAGCGACATGCTGGCCAAGCCCCACCAGCGGCTCACCAAGTACCCGCTGCTGCTCAAGTCGGTGCTAAGGAAGACCGACGAGCCGCGCGCCAAGGAGGCCGTCGTCACCATG ATCGGCTCGGTGGAGCGCTTCATCCACCACGTGAACGCGTGCATGCGGCAGCGACAGGAGAGGCAGCGGCTGGCGGCCGTGGTGAGCCGCATCGACGCCTACGAGGTGGTGGAGGGCAGCAACGACGAGGTGGACAAG CTCCTGAAGGAATTTCTACATCTGGACCTGACAGCACCCATCCCTGGCGCCTCCCCTGAGGAGACACGCCAGCTGCTGCTGGAAGGGAGCCTGAGGATGAAGGAGGGGAAGGACAGCAAG ATGGACGTGTACTGCTTCCTCTTCACCGACCTGCTCTTGGTGACCAAGGCAGTGAAGAAGGCAGAGAGGACCAAGGTGATCAGGCCACCACTGCTGGTGGAAAAGATCGTGTGCCGGGAGCTTCGGGACCCTG GGTCCTTCCTTCTCATCTACCTGAACGAGTTCCACAGTGCTGTGGGGGCCTACACGTTCCAGGCCAGCGGCCAGGCTTTGTGCCGTGGCTGGGTGGACGCCATCTACGATGCCCAG AGCCAGCTTCAGCAGCTGCGTGTGCAGGAGCACCCAGGCAGCCAGCAGCACCTGCAGAgcctggaagaggaggaggacgggccggaggacgaggacgaggaaggaggggagagcagCGCATCGGCTGCCAGTTCCCCTACCGCCCTGCGCAAAAGCAGCAGCAGCCTCGACTCGCAGCGCTG TGTCTCGGATGGCTCCACGGAGACCCTGGCCATGGTGGTGGTGGAGCCTGGGGGGATGCTGTCCTCTCCCGAGTTCGAGGGCGGCCCCTTCAGCTCCCAATCAGACGAGACCTCTCTCGGCACCACCGCCTCGTCTGTCACGCCCACCAGCGAGCTGCTGCCCCTGGGCCCAGTGGATGGCCGCTCCTGCTCTATAGACTCCGCCTACGGCACCCTCTCCCCGACCTCCCTGCAAGACTTTATGGCCCCGGCCCCTACGGTGGAGCCAGCACTCCGGCCCCCAGAGTCATCGCGAGCCCCTTCACCCCCACCCTCGCCCCGCCTCCGCCGACGCACTCCTGTCCAGCTGCTGCCCTGTCTGCCCCACCTGCTCAAGTCCAAATCTGAGGCCAGTCTCCTCCAGCTGCTGTCGGGGGCCACCACCCGTGGAGCACCCCCAGCCCCTAGCCGCAGCCTGTCGGAACTCTGCTTGGCTGCTACCGTCCCTGGCACCAGGACTCAGGGCTCCCCTCAGGAAGCTGGGCCCAGCTGGGATTGCCAGGGGGcaccaggccctggcagtggccCCGAGCTGTCAGAGCTGGAGGGTGGAGCCGGCTGCCCAGCTGGGGAGCCCAAAGGACCCACCAGGAGGAGCAGAGAGCTGTCCTCGGGGGCCTCGCCCAGGGTCCAGCCTGAGCCCCCCCCAGGGACCTCTGCCCAGCACAGGAAGCTGACGTTGGCCCAGCTCTACCGAATCAGGACCACCCTGCTGCTTAACTCCACCCTCACTGCCTC GGAGGTCTGA